A genomic region of Bernardetia sp. ABR2-2B contains the following coding sequences:
- the gldC gene encoding gliding motility protein GldC, with the protein MKQSEIRFSIELDDKNLPEKIFWKATDSGKQLEEAKAIALAIWDGHEKNCLRLDLWTKDMPVEEMKGFSINILGGMADTLLRATNDDYMAQEIHQLCEKLALYLKESQQNTEK; encoded by the coding sequence ATGAAACAATCTGAAATCCGTTTTAGTATAGAATTAGATGATAAAAATCTACCCGAAAAAATATTTTGGAAAGCAACTGATAGTGGCAAACAACTTGAAGAAGCAAAAGCAATCGCTTTAGCTATTTGGGATGGACACGAAAAAAACTGTCTTCGTCTTGACCTTTGGACAAAAGATATGCCTGTCGAAGAAATGAAAGGTTTTAGTATTAATATTTTGGGAGGAATGGCTGATACGCTTCTCCGTGCTACAAACGATGATTATATGGCACAAGAAATCCATCAACTTTGTGAAAAGTTAGCCCTTTATTTAAAAGAAAGCCAACAAAATACAGAAAAGTAA